In candidate division KSB1 bacterium, one DNA window encodes the following:
- a CDS encoding flippase-like domain-containing protein, translating to MSAGLIALLFLRVNLDGIWEAMRQADASFLAAAFSLLFVGYLISTLRWQMLLKALGIHLPFRHLLASYCVAIFVGNFLPSTVGGDAVRAYDTMRMSGRKAGPIAAVVVDRLLGVLALVLFAAAVVLVRVEGSAHAPWLRWGVLTGLVVMVAMVAWIFWHRPAALPQEDPSSAEPRGGLSGFAGRAVGAFRAFGGNTAALTKGIGYSLLLQANVVLHYYLVAKAVGITVGLGHFFLIVPIATILTMLPITINGIGIRENAFVFLLTPFVVHPSTAIAFTWIGFGMMLLYGAMGGIVYVLRRGASSVTKS from the coding sequence GTGAGCGCCGGTTTGATCGCGCTCCTTTTCTTGCGGGTAAACCTGGACGGAATCTGGGAGGCCATGCGCCAGGCGGATGCGAGCTTCTTGGCTGCAGCCTTTTCGCTCCTGTTTGTCGGCTACCTCATTAGCACCCTGCGCTGGCAGATGCTGCTCAAGGCCTTGGGCATTCACCTTCCTTTTCGCCATCTGCTTGCTTCTTACTGCGTGGCCATTTTTGTCGGCAATTTCTTGCCCAGCACCGTGGGGGGCGATGCGGTGCGCGCCTACGACACGATGCGCATGTCTGGTCGCAAGGCCGGGCCGATTGCCGCGGTGGTGGTCGATCGCCTCTTGGGAGTCCTGGCCTTGGTGTTGTTTGCCGCGGCGGTGGTACTGGTGCGGGTGGAAGGGAGTGCCCACGCGCCCTGGTTGCGTTGGGGCGTGTTGACGGGCCTGGTGGTGATGGTGGCCATGGTGGCGTGGATCTTCTGGCACAGGCCTGCCGCGCTACCGCAAGAGGACCCTTCTTCGGCAGAGCCTCGTGGGGGCCTGAGCGGGTTCGCGGGCAGGGCCGTGGGCGCATTCCGTGCGTTCGGGGGCAACACCGCGGCATTGACAAAGGGGATCGGTTACTCGCTCCTGTTGCAAGCAAATGTGGTGCTCCACTACTACCTGGTTGCCAAGGCGGTAGGCATCACTGTTGGGCTGGGCCATTTTTTTCTCATAGTGCCGATCGCCACCATCTTGACCATGCTCCCGATTACCATTAACGGTATCGGCATCCGGGAAAATGCGTTTGTCTTCTTGCTCACCCCATTTGTGGTTCACCCTTCGACCGCGATCGCCTTCACCTGGATCGGCTTTGGCATGATGCTCTTGTATGGGGCGATGGGGGGCATCGTGTACGTCCTGCGGCGAGGAGCCTCTTCAGTTACCAAATCGTAA